The Arachis hypogaea cultivar Tifrunner chromosome 14, arahy.Tifrunner.gnm2.J5K5, whole genome shotgun sequence DNA window GGCGGCACAAGGGTGTTTTTTAGAGGTAGAAGTGGAAGGGGATAATGTTGAAGTAATATAAGCTCTGAAAGCTACATAAACTTTTACGGCTCCCTTCGGCACTATCATAGTAAACTGTAAAGCTTTTTTGAATAGTTATAGGTTTTACAACTTTACACATGTGAAAAGAAGTGGAAATTCAGTAGCACACACAATTGCTAATTTAGCTCTAACCAAGCCAAATTTACTGTAGTTGGAAGAAACCCCTATAATTATTTGTAACTTGGTCCACCTTGATATTATGAGCCTTTCTTCTTAATATAAATCTTtccttcaaaaaaaaatttttgcattatattttattaatggtATCTTACTTCGTAACCAAATTCATTCCTGACAATTTCGATAAGATTTCatggataattttttaaattaattaataatatttcttttaatCAGAATTAGTAACAGAGACATAAACCATAGAACAATTTTATTTATAGTCAACATATGCACAAAGGTTAATAAATTATAAGCACAggtaaaagtaaataaacaaagaaaaaatgtgaaaaaacccaaagtataaaaaatctaattttttatttcatagaCCTACATAATAAATAGATGATCAAGTGAGAAATGAAGCACTGTCTGCACTATGATAGTTAAAATTAGAAGAACAAAACTTATATTCTAAGAAATACAAGGAGAAGGGGAATCTGAAAAAGACAAAATAGGGAAAGCAATGGTCCACAGTCCATCACGACGGCAAAGAGTGAAAACCAGATGACGACGAGTGACAACCCCACAACGGTCCATGATCCAAGGTGACTCGACGACGACAAGAACCCAAAACCAGAAGACGACAAGCGACGATGATTCGACGAGTTGCTTCTGTAACTGGAAACGAGGGGCCCAGGAAAGTTTGTGAGATATTGAAACACTTTGTGACGAGACGAGAGGAGCAACGAGAGGTCAGCAAGTGTGAAGGAGAAGAGACTCGAGTGAGACCGAGACTCTAGTGGCagcgagagagaagagagagttcaaGTCTGAGACTTGAAAGTGAGAGATTGAGAGTGTGAAGGTGGGCTGAGAAAACCCAATGAAGATGAAGAGCTTCtttgatattttttagtttttcatatgTGTTTGTAGTAGGAAGCGTGCTGAGTTACTTTGCTGTGTTCCATAGGAGATTCAAGGATATGTTCCCATTTAGGGTGATAAAAGCATCCAACTAGTTTTGCACATGGGGGAGGAACGCGCAAACTGCTGGGGGAGGAGAGTTATTGATTGCTCGTTAACCTAACTCTAAGTTTGAAAGAAGAAAGccactttcttttcattttaggTTATGAAGGTGATTGTAACTGAAAAGCTGCTTTATGACCTACGCTTCCTTCTAAGGAATTGTGAATCTCCAAAACTACAAAGTAATTTTCATCCTCCATCCCTCGTAAGTTCGAAAGCTCTCTCTCTCAACCATGTATtatctttcattatttttctttcttatttcccGTCCTCCATCCCTTGAAAGTTCGAAGGCTCTCTCTCAACCCTGTTATGTCATTCattatttttcattcttatttctAGGAATTTTGCAATAATCTCTATTACCAgttaccactttctctttctttccACCACCCCCAGCCCCAATTATTCCTCTATTGTAATCTGATATCTTCTCTTCCTCCATTTTCTCTCCAAAGATTAAACCTTTACCTTCCACACAACAACCCCTTTTCTGCTCACTCCTCAAATTTTACCCTTCTTATCTTCTTCTCTAAGCACCTTTTTTTTCTCAACAAGAGTGGTATCATTTTCAACAAGTAAGGGCCCGGTTGTAGTGTGGTGTAGCTTGAGCCTACCTTCGCACAATTCCATTACTCTTTAGGAGGCATCCTCCATAGATAAACTACCCACCCCACAGTGTTTTCCTTCGAAAGCTATCTCATAATCATGGGGTCACTGGTGCAGTTGGAATCGGGGTCAGCACCAGTGCAGCCAAAATTGGGATCACCATTGGCGCAGCCAATACCAGCCTACGAGGTTCTCAGAGTACCGCACAGACGGACCTCTTTGGTCTGGCTCGGCGGCGTCGTTTCTTACTTTGTTCTCCATTCCATTCTCAGTTACTACGGCAACCGATCCACCTATAAACTTAGGCGCCACCGTCCTTTCATCCTTGCTGGGGCCGTTGCCATCAACATATCTCTTTTGACGATTGGCTTCATCGTAGACATCAGCAACGCCTTTGGAGACATCCTCTTGGAGAAAACTCGGCCATGCGCCATAGCCATTTTTGGGATTGGATTCTGGATTATGGATACGTTGATCAACATAATTGAGGTCCCCTGCAAAAACTTCCTTGAAGACCTTGCCGCCAGCGACCAACGGAAGATCAGACTGGTATACACGTTCTTTTCATTCTTCATAGAAGCGGAAAGTGTGCTGGGTTACTTCGCCGCATTCCTTAGGAGATTCGGGGATATGTTCCCATTAACAGTGACAAAAGCATGTGACCGGTTCTACACGTGGTAGTGGAATGCGCAACCCGCTAAGAGAGGAGTGTTATTGATTGCTCGTTAGCCTAACTTTAAGTTTGAAAGAAGAAAGCCACTTTTTATGTTAGGTTATGAAGGTGATTGTAACTGGAAAGGTGCTTTATGACCTAGGAAGTCTCCGAAACTTCAAAGTAATTTCCATCCTCCATCCCTCGAAAGTTTGAAAGCTTTCTCTCTCAACCCTATGTTGTCTTTGattatttttcattcttattttcCATCATCCATCCCTCAAAATTTGGAAGCTCTGTCTCTCAACCCTGTGTtgtctttcattatttttctttcttatttctagGAATTTTGCAATAATCTCTATTACTAgttaccactttctctctctttccacCACCCCAACCCCAActattcttcttttgtattctgatACCTTCTCTTCCTCCATTTTTTCTCCAAAGATTAAATCTTTACCTTCCATACAACAACTCTTTTTCTGCTCACTCCTCATATTTTACCCCTCTTATCTTCTTCTCTAAGCACCTTTGCTTCTCAACAAGAGTAGTTTCACTTTCAACAAGTAAGCGCTCAGTTGTAGTGTGGTCTAGCTTGAGCCTACATTCGCACACCTCCGTTATTATTTAGCAAGCATCCACCCCAGATAAACTACACACCCCACAATGTCTCTCGATTGATAGCTGATTCAGTTattctaaataaaatttttttaagggtGATTCTTAAATCACCTAttatagtatttaaaatataagttAATTCGATTATGGAATtatgttatttatatataatgtATTTTGTAAATATTTGGTATGAGCATTTTCCGTGCGCAGGTACGGAACCAGGAATTTGGTGGAGGAGGGGCCgaaaattaaaatatcatataataaaatataatattatatattcattaatatatataatcataattaatattttttgattaaaaaatactaataagtgcttgttatataaaaaatttatcttagttcttataattttttttattttggattcaataaaatataaaaattatcttttttttattagtttactttatttagtattattgtgacagtaaattatatttttatgcttcatataaaaaaaaacatatactataaaataatataaataagttattttaataattttgttatatgcATTCAAAACAtattcatgaattaaatatataaaatataattattttaatgaatttacttaatatgttattaatataatatcatgaaaaaaataaataatttttaaaataatttacttttatgTATGTACTATAATAtataaagatttttttagttattataaatattaaaatatttttatatgataataggggtaataattaagagaaaaaatatttaaaaagagaaaaaagtttaaatatttaaagatttgaaaatttatttaattggaAAGTGATtggcaataatatttttttaatttaaagattgttatttatttttaagtttaataatttaattatttatctaagataattatttactctattttttaaataaaattatataatatataataattttatatacttaaAATTGTTAACTTTGTTCAAAACGTTGGGGGACCAAGGCCCATACTTGCCCCCCATGGATCCGTCTCTGCCTATGCGATCCTAGTGCGATCCCTGTGCATCGCAGGAGTCACTCGCTAGTATTTACACTATAGCATCCCCGTTTCTAGGTCTGTTCTCCATCTCATCCTCAGTTACTACAGCAACCGATGCACTTGTAGACTTGGGCGCGACCTTCTTTTCATCCTTGCCGGTGCTGTTGCCGTCACCATACCTCTTTTGACGATTGACTTCACCGCAGAAATCAGTTACGCCTTCAGAGACAATCTCTCTGAGAAAATTCGGCCACGCGCCATAGGCATTTTTGGGATAGGATTCTGCATGTTGGACACGTCGATCAACATGATCGAGGCCACCTACAAAGCCTTCCTAGATGACCTTGCCGTCAGCGATCAACTAAAGATCAGACTAGCATACACGTTCTTCTCATTCTTCATGGTAATGGAAAGCGTGCTGAGTTACTTCACTGCATTCCTTAGGAGATTCGAGGATATGTTCCCATTCACGATGGCAAAATCATGCAACCGGTTTTGCACGTGGGGGAGGAACGCGCAACCCGTTGGGAGAGGAGTGTTATTGATAGCTTGTTATCCTAACTCTAAGTTTGAAAGAAGAAAGCCACCTTCTTTTCATTTTAGGTTATGAAGGTGATTGTAACTGGAAAGCTTCTTTATGACCTACGCTTTCTTCGAAGGAATTGTGAAATGCTCTAGGGGGTGGAAACGAATTGTCCAAAACTACAAAGTAATTTCTATGCTCCATCCCTCGAAAGTTCGAAAGCTCTCTCTCAAAACCCTGTGTTgacattcattatttttctttttatttcctatCCGCCATCCCTCAAAATTTTgaaagctctctctctctctctcaatcctGTGTtgtctttcattatttttgtttattattaccAGACAATTTGCAATAATCTCTGTTACCAgttaccactttctctctctttccacCACCCCCCAACCCTAATTCTTCTTCTGTTGTATTCTGATACCTTCTCTTCCTCTAATTTCTCTCTAAAGATTAAAAATTTTCCTTCTAAACAACAACGCATTTTCTGCTCACTCCTCAAATTTTACGCCTCTTATCTTCTTCTCTAAGCACCTTTGCTTCTCAACTAGAGTGATTTCACTTTCAACAATAAAGTGCCCAGTTGTAGTGTGGTGTaccttgtaacgacccaatttctggtacgtcatgatcatactagaaactgagcactaccaacttgtcttcttaattattatctatcatttattatatgagcctgattcgttattaaaagcgtagttattttgcaaggtacttatttttgaaaacgtttggattaataaacagaatcattcataatcaattcacaaataataacagataaaatagttataaacaatcacacataaatacatctgaAGCAGTTGACAATATTCGGTGGTTCAACCTTTATTAGattatagacttttagttagaacacccctagatatagctagataataactatatacatatatatatacatacaacatcacAGGTCCTGACCTATTACAAAaatccctaagctggcacccaagctagcctaggctctatactcacctagtccctctaaactactaaagcgagggaaagtatgttctaagtcttcaaaactcaagtcagatGGAACGTCATCAATAGGTGGAAGATCACCTACTACTCCTCTACACGATCATACATTGTCATATGATgtctggtgcgcagaaatcatgacggttccattccttggtaacggagCTGAAAaatttatacgcacgttcataatcttaattctttgtcacaacttcacacagctgaccagcaagtgcactgggtcgtccaagtaataccttacgtgagtaagggtcgaatcccacggagattgtcggcttgaagcaagctatggtcaccttgtaaatctcagtcaggtggattcaaatgtattaagagattatagtgtactgaaagataattaaaataggatagagatacttatgtaattcattggtgagagtttcagataagagTATAGAGATGCTGTCTccatccaaccattcctactcctttccatggcaagctttatgtagggcatcaccgttgtcaatggctacatcccatcctctctgtgaaaatggtccaatgcgctgtcactgcatggctaatcatctgtcggttctcgatcatactggaataggatttgctatccttttgcttctgtcactaaggccagcactcgcgagtttgaagctcgtcacagccatcccttcccagatcctactcagaatatcatagacaaggtttagaatttccagatctcaagaatggccatccatgggttctaacttataccacgaagattctaatatctcggactcggtcctctgtattagatatccaagagatattcattctagcttgtttgcatgtagaacggaagtgtttgtcaggcacgcgttcataagtgagaatgatgatgagcgtcacataatcatcacattcatcatgttcttgggtgcgaatggatatcttagagaaggaataagcttgaattgaatagaaaaacagtagtactttgtattaattcatgaggaacagcagagctccacaccttaatctatggagtgtagaaactctaccgttgaaaatacataagaatgaaggttcaggcatggccgagaggccagcccccaaaacgtgatctaaagatgaaactaaagatgtaaatacaatagtaaaaagttctatttatactaaactagttactagggtttacagaaataagtaaatgatgtagaaatccact harbors:
- the LOC112742886 gene encoding sucrose transport protein SUC1-like — translated: MGSLVQLESGSAPVQPKLGSPLAQPIPAYEVLRVPHRRTSLVWLGGVVSYFVLHSILSYYGNRSTYKLRRHRPFILAGAVAINISLLTIGFIVDISNAFGDILLEKTRPCAIAIFGIGFWIMDTLINIIEVPCKNFLEDLAASDQRKIRLVYTFFSFFIEAESVLGYFAAFLRRFGDMFPLTVTKACDRFYTW